One part of the bacterium genome encodes these proteins:
- a CDS encoding ABC transporter permease: MNYLFEAVKGALVLIFTFDPEVVTVTFLSLRVAISATFIAAVLGVPLAYFVATREFPGKGAVLTLFNTLMALPTVVVGLFCYSFLSRKGPLGFLDLLFTPSGIILGDIILAFPLIVGLTIAAVNAVDPRARLTAVSLGATPRQASLTILAEARFGLMAALFNGFGRVVAEVGSAMMLGGNIKGFTRTITTSIALETSKGEFAFAMALGIILLTVALSVNMFFRRLQSRNRL, from the coding sequence ATGAACTACCTTTTTGAAGCAGTCAAGGGGGCTCTCGTTCTGATCTTCACCTTCGACCCCGAAGTGGTGACCGTCACCTTCCTGTCCCTGAGGGTGGCGATAAGCGCAACCTTCATCGCCGCCGTCCTGGGTGTCCCCCTGGCCTACTTCGTAGCCACACGGGAGTTCCCGGGCAAGGGGGCCGTCCTCACCCTCTTCAACACCCTCATGGCTCTGCCAACGGTGGTGGTGGGCCTTTTCTGCTACTCCTTCCTGTCCCGTAAAGGGCCTCTGGGGTTCCTGGATCTTCTCTTCACCCCATCGGGGATCATCCTGGGCGACATCATCCTGGCTTTTCCCCTCATCGTGGGGCTGACCATCGCCGCCGTAAACGCAGTAGACCCCAGGGCCCGCCTCACGGCCGTCAGCCTCGGAGCCACCCCCCGGCAGGCCTCTCTCACCATCCTGGCCGAGGCCCGTTTCGGTCTCATGGCAGCATTGTTCAACGGGTTCGGACGGGTGGTGGCTGAAGTGGGATCGGCCATGATGCTGGGCGGCAACATCAAGGGCTTTACACGGACCATTACTACATCCATCGCCCTGGAGACAAGCAAGGGTGAGTTCGCCTTCGCCATGGCCCTCGGGATCATTCTGCTGACTGTCGCCCTGTCGGTAAACATGTTTTTCCGAAGGCTACAATCCAGGAACCGGTTGTGA
- a CDS encoding extracellular solute-binding protein — protein MKTGRCFVLAAVMAITATSPGWSADRLKLSSTTSTDNTGLLAYLLPKFEEKTGIKVDVIAVGTGKALKLAENGDVDVTLVHAPSSEKKFMDAGFGVNHQTIMANYFVIVGPESDPAGVRAAGNAEDAFKKIAASGSPFVSRGDNSGTHIKEQSIWKTVLGDLPTGKSWYLESGKGMGETLTIADEKMGYTLSDSGTYLKYSDKVDLKMLFTKPSDLLYNPYGIMAVNPEKQPHVNYAGALKLIEFMASPEGQKMIGGFEDKFGNRLFTPLVMGK, from the coding sequence ATGAAAACAGGACGATGTTTTGTGCTTGCCGCCGTTATGGCCATAACCGCCACCTCCCCCGGTTGGTCGGCTGACAGACTCAAGCTGTCCTCCACCACCAGCACCGACAACACCGGCCTGTTGGCCTACCTGCTGCCGAAGTTCGAGGAGAAGACGGGCATCAAGGTGGACGTCATCGCGGTCGGGACGGGCAAAGCCCTCAAACTGGCTGAAAACGGCGACGTCGACGTCACCCTCGTCCACGCCCCTTCCAGCGAAAAGAAGTTCATGGACGCCGGGTTCGGGGTGAACCACCAGACCATCATGGCCAATTACTTCGTCATCGTTGGACCTGAAAGCGACCCCGCCGGCGTCAGGGCCGCCGGCAACGCCGAGGACGCCTTCAAGAAGATCGCCGCGAGCGGTTCCCCCTTCGTTTCCCGTGGGGACAACTCCGGGACCCACATCAAGGAGCAGAGCATCTGGAAGACCGTCCTCGGAGACCTTCCCACGGGGAAAAGCTGGTACCTGGAGTCGGGCAAGGGAATGGGCGAGACCCTGACCATCGCCGACGAGAAGATGGGGTACACCCTCTCGGATTCCGGCACCTACCTGAAGTACTCCGACAAGGTCGACCTGAAGATGCTCTTTACAAAGCCTTCGGATCTTCTATACAACCCCTACGGCATCATGGCCGTCAACCCGGAAAAACAGCCCCACGTGAACTACGCAGGAGCCCTGAAGCTCATCGAGTTCATGGCTTCTCCCGAGGGCCAGAAGATGATCGGGGGGTTTGAGGATAAGTTCGGGAACAGATTATTTACCCCGCTTGTGATGGGTAAATAA
- a CDS encoding helix-turn-helix transcriptional regulator: MNQPVPDTPFLDTQGIAEYLGVNEKQVYTLIHERGLPATKITGKWLFPVHLVDRWLESAVINMPEQLPFLQETKQLMLIAGSDDPLFLKTLALFRHRNPDILTLQSRTGSTDGLVALSKGLVHIACAHLVDREGRYSPDHIRELGGSDIAVVTFAARTQGVLLGPDNPHGVESFEGLIGKPRRWAVRELGTGTRALMERELDLAGKQFREISGETIPCDSHLDVALAVLSGRADAGIAIETVARMVGLPFIPMRQERFDLAIRKEVFFLDQAQKFIGLLGTPEFAALASQLGGYDTADSGRIVTG, translated from the coding sequence ATGAACCAGCCTGTTCCGGACACCCCTTTCCTGGATACTCAAGGCATCGCCGAATACCTGGGCGTCAACGAAAAACAGGTCTACACCCTGATCCACGAGCGGGGCCTGCCGGCCACCAAGATCACCGGCAAATGGCTCTTTCCCGTTCACCTGGTGGACCGCTGGCTGGAATCGGCGGTCATCAACATGCCCGAGCAGCTGCCCTTTCTCCAGGAGACGAAGCAGCTTATGCTTATCGCCGGCAGCGACGACCCCCTTTTTCTCAAGACCCTGGCCCTCTTTCGCCACCGGAACCCGGATATCCTTACTCTTCAGTCCCGGACGGGCAGCACCGACGGCCTCGTCGCTCTTTCCAAGGGGCTGGTCCACATCGCCTGCGCCCACCTGGTGGACCGGGAAGGGCGTTACTCCCCGGACCACATCCGGGAACTGGGCGGCAGCGACATCGCGGTGGTCACCTTCGCCGCCAGGACCCAGGGGGTTCTCCTGGGACCGGACAACCCTCACGGCGTCGAGAGCTTCGAGGGTCTCATCGGGAAGCCCCGCAGATGGGCCGTCCGGGAGTTGGGAACAGGGACCAGGGCCCTCATGGAAAGGGAACTGGACCTGGCGGGAAAGCAGTTCCGGGAAATTTCCGGGGAAACGATCCCCTGCGACTCCCACCTCGACGTGGCCCTCGCCGTCCTCTCCGGCAGGGCCGACGCGGGGATCGCCATCGAGACCGTCGCCCGCATGGTGGGGCTGCCCTTTATTCCCATGCGGCAGGAGCGGTTCGACCTCGCTATCAGGAAGGAAGTTTTCTTCCTGGATCAGGCGCAGAAGTTTATCGGGCTCCTTGGAACCCCCGAGTTCGCCGCTCTGGCATCCCAGCTGGGAGGGTACGATACGGCCGACAGCGGGAGGATAGTGACGGGGTAA
- a CDS encoding PAS domain S-box protein, whose translation MQSKLTISFSKTMVTLHIVLPIVTGLMAALGVYFGLAGSSVQNADDPAGTGFSSDKRARAVIRYLPAAAITLDMKGRITFHNPAASDLFGVDLDQEQEQIAAFLQSADLAFSMEEIRAGKTVIMEKNWPHPDTPGVDRTWKISGAPVLRNGETAEVLLLLEDITPFRKMEDELIRSEDRYRNIFNHAPCGIFFVDSEGNYLDANPAALKMLGYSLEELVKLNTRELSADSDRRLGRLRETSGWIDEETRYLSKGGKVVETQLTASSYQSGNETYFIGIAKDVTARRELERSLAAARARLKAVLSLESRPLILLDGEDKVANVNKPAAEMLRCDPDQLLGMPLVQIIGGAIPVIQDPAAASATVCTFQIPGAGSRQLSVLRLPLGSSRNPGSLLVLS comes from the coding sequence GGTCACCCTGCATATCGTCCTTCCCATCGTTACCGGACTCATGGCTGCCCTCGGGGTCTACTTCGGTCTCGCTGGGAGCAGCGTTCAGAACGCCGACGACCCGGCCGGCACCGGATTTTCCTCCGACAAAAGAGCCCGTGCGGTGATCAGGTATCTTCCCGCGGCAGCCATAACATTGGACATGAAGGGCCGGATTACCTTCCACAACCCCGCCGCCTCTGACCTTTTCGGAGTGGACCTGGACCAGGAACAGGAGCAGATCGCGGCGTTCCTCCAATCGGCCGACCTTGCCTTCAGCATGGAGGAGATCAGGGCAGGTAAAACCGTCATCATGGAGAAGAACTGGCCCCACCCCGACACCCCGGGTGTGGACCGGACCTGGAAAATAAGCGGAGCGCCCGTGCTCCGGAACGGTGAAACGGCGGAGGTCCTCCTTCTCTTGGAGGACATCACCCCTTTTCGCAAGATGGAGGATGAACTCATCCGCTCTGAGGACCGCTACAGGAACATCTTCAACCACGCCCCCTGCGGTATCTTCTTCGTGGACAGCGAGGGTAACTACCTGGACGCCAACCCGGCAGCCCTCAAGATGCTGGGATACAGCCTGGAAGAACTGGTCAAGCTGAATACCCGGGAGTTGAGCGCCGACTCCGACAGGCGACTAGGGAGACTCCGGGAGACCTCCGGCTGGATCGATGAGGAGACCCGGTACCTGAGCAAGGGCGGGAAAGTCGTGGAAACCCAGTTGACCGCCAGCAGCTACCAGTCGGGGAATGAGACCTACTTTATCGGTATCGCCAAGGACGTCACGGCGCGCAGGGAACTCGAGCGCAGCCTCGCTGCAGCCAGGGCCCGCCTAAAGGCGGTCCTCTCCCTTGAGAGCAGGCCCCTTATCCTCCTCGACGGTGAGGATAAGGTCGCCAACGTCAACAAGCCGGCGGCCGAGATGCTCCGGTGCGATCCAGACCAACTTCTGGGCATGCCCCTCGTCCAGATCATCGGGGGCGCCATCCCTGTCATCCAGGACCCCGCCGCCGCCTCTGCTACAGTCTGTACCTTCCAGATCCCCGGGGCCGGTTCCCGGCAGCTTTCCGTCCTGCGCCTCCCCCTGGGCAGTTCCAGAAATCCAGGTTCGCTTCTGGTGCTAAGTTGA